Proteins encoded in a region of the Clostridium beijerinckii genome:
- the dnaN gene encoding DNA polymerase III subunit beta has translation MIFTCEKQKILEGISIVQKAITGKSTMPILEGIYINANNSTITLIGSDMDVSIQTLVDATIMEEGSIVIDAKIFGEIIRKLPNSTIRIETMENQLIKITCEKSIFDVVYMNTNEFPELPEINENLKISVNQNILKNMIKGTSFAIAQDETRPILQGILFEVRNKNLNLVALDGYRLAIKSEFLDTDIDIEVVIPGKTLNEVSKILEDIDEIVDITFTNNHILFNLKRTKIISRLLEGKFINYKSLLPQEHKLFVNVNRQELQNAIERASLMAKDGNTNLIKLDLHQDNLVITSNSQLGKVRDEISIKLQGDEIEIAFNSKYLLDVLKNMEDNEVVMKMTSGISPCVIEENSNENAKYLVLPVRLMR, from the coding sequence ATGATCTTTACATGTGAAAAACAAAAAATATTAGAAGGTATATCAATAGTGCAAAAAGCCATAACAGGTAAATCAACAATGCCTATATTGGAAGGTATTTATATAAATGCAAATAATTCAACAATAACTCTTATAGGTTCAGATATGGATGTTAGTATTCAAACATTAGTTGATGCAACTATTATGGAAGAAGGAAGTATAGTTATTGATGCTAAAATATTTGGAGAAATAATAAGAAAACTACCTAATTCAACTATAAGAATAGAAACTATGGAAAATCAACTAATAAAAATAACTTGTGAAAAATCCATATTTGATGTAGTGTATATGAACACAAATGAATTTCCAGAGTTACCTGAAATTAATGAGAATTTAAAAATATCAGTAAATCAAAATATATTAAAAAATATGATAAAGGGGACTTCTTTTGCTATAGCTCAAGATGAAACAAGACCTATTCTTCAAGGAATATTATTCGAAGTGAGAAATAAAAACTTAAACTTAGTTGCTCTAGATGGATATAGACTAGCTATAAAAAGTGAATTTTTAGATACGGATATTGACATAGAAGTTGTAATTCCAGGAAAAACATTAAATGAAGTATCAAAGATACTAGAAGATATAGATGAGATTGTGGATATAACATTTACTAATAACCATATATTATTTAATTTAAAAAGAACTAAAATAATATCTAGATTATTAGAAGGTAAGTTCATAAATTATAAATCATTATTACCACAAGAACACAAACTATTTGTAAATGTTAATAGACAAGAACTACAAAATGCAATAGAAAGAGCATCTCTAATGGCTAAGGATGGAAATACCAATTTAATAAAATTAGATTTACATCAAGATAACTTAGTAATAACTTCTAATTCTCAATTGGGAAAGGTAAGAGATGAAATTTCGATAAAATTGCAAGGAGATGAAATAGAAATTGCATTTAACTCAAAATATCTGCTAGATGTTTTAAAGAACATGGAGGATAATGAAGTTGTTATGAAAATGACATCTGGTATAAGCCCATGTGTTATTGAAGAAAATAGTAATGAAAATGCAAAATATTTAGTTTTGCCAGTAAGACTAATGAGATAG
- the dnaA gene encoding chromosomal replication initiator protein DnaA, with protein MDADLKNLWDKTLDIIKSELSEVSFNTWIKSCEPLSISSNTLKISVPNSFTQDILDKRYKDLVANSIKAVCSKLYTIEFIIMSEIYEKEEIKNSSNQKPKAIVVNDEMSSTLNPKYTFNSFVIGNSNRFAHAASLAVAESPAKAYNPLFIYGGVGLGKTHLMHAIGHYILDGNPNAKVVYVSSEKFTNELINAIKDDKNEEFRNKYRNVDILLIDDIQFIAGKERTQEEFFHTFNALHDANKQIILSSDRPPKEIPTLEDRLRSRFEWGLIADIQVPDFETRMAILKKKADVENLNVANEVMGYIATKIKSNIRELEGALIRIIAYSSLTNREVTVDLATEALKDIISKKQGKHVTIDLIQDVVSSYFNLRVEDLKSQRRTRNVAYPRQIAMYLSRKLTDMSLPKIGEEFGGRDHTTVIHAYEKISENLKTDDSLQNTVNDITKKLTQN; from the coding sequence ATGGATGCCGATCTTAAAAATTTATGGGATAAAACCTTAGATATTATAAAAAGTGAGCTAAGTGAAGTTAGTTTTAATACTTGGATTAAAAGCTGCGAACCTCTGTCTATTTCTTCTAATACTCTAAAGATAAGCGTTCCAAATTCCTTTACTCAAGATATTTTAGATAAAAGATATAAAGATTTAGTTGCAAACTCCATAAAAGCAGTATGTTCAAAATTATATACAATTGAATTTATTATAATGTCTGAAATCTATGAAAAAGAAGAAATTAAGAATTCTTCAAATCAGAAACCAAAAGCTATTGTAGTTAATGATGAAATGTCGTCTACATTAAATCCAAAATATACTTTTAATTCTTTTGTAATAGGTAATAGTAATAGATTTGCTCATGCTGCATCTTTGGCAGTTGCAGAATCACCAGCAAAAGCATATAACCCGTTATTCATATATGGTGGAGTCGGCCTTGGAAAGACTCACTTAATGCATGCTATCGGTCATTACATCTTAGATGGTAATCCTAATGCTAAAGTTGTGTATGTCTCATCTGAAAAATTTACCAATGAATTAATAAACGCTATAAAAGATGATAAGAATGAAGAATTCAGAAATAAATATAGGAATGTTGATATCTTACTTATAGATGATATACAATTTATAGCCGGAAAAGAGCGTACTCAAGAAGAATTCTTTCATACATTTAATGCGTTACATGATGCGAATAAACAAATTATATTATCTTCAGATAGACCGCCAAAAGAAATTCCAACATTAGAAGATAGGCTTAGATCTAGATTTGAATGGGGCTTAATAGCAGATATTCAAGTTCCTGATTTCGAAACTAGAATGGCTATACTAAAAAAGAAAGCTGACGTTGAAAATCTAAATGTAGCAAATGAAGTTATGGGATACATTGCTACTAAAATTAAATCTAATATAAGGGAACTTGAAGGCGCACTAATAAGAATAATTGCTTACTCCTCATTAACTAACAGAGAAGTTACTGTAGATTTAGCTACAGAAGCATTAAAAGATATAATATCTAAAAAGCAAGGAAAGCACGTGACTATTGACTTAATACAAGATGTAGTTTCTAGTTACTTTAATTTGCGTGTTGAAGATTTAAAATCTCAAAGACGAACTAGAAATGTTGCTTACCCAAGGCAAATAGCAATGTATTTAAGTAGAAAACTGACAGATATGTCTTTACCTAAAATTGGAGAAGAATTTGGAGGAAGAGATCATACTACAGTAATACATGCTTATGAGAAAATATCTGAGAATCTCAAAACTGATGATTCATTACAAAATACTGTTAACGACATTACAAAGAAATTGACTCAGAATTAA